A portion of the Bosea sp. NBC_00550 genome contains these proteins:
- a CDS encoding GntR family transcriptional regulator, whose amino-acid sequence MATLEDHLPDASSGPEVLDGPERGGTVEYILEHLRSGVLQGRYAPGQRLIEADLTQELRVSRGPLREAFRRLSAEGLLEIVPHRGAMVRRLTLKEMKELFQIRLGLEMLAARLASEAMAHPATRSRFEQDIEPIWDERARAAGPDYIEENHRFHDAVVAASGNEQLLRLTKQLRLPALMYQLTGTLTVENIAASLAEHREIARAILAGDAALAEQHVRDHLQRAIRVAEAMPQRVFAR is encoded by the coding sequence ATGGCGACACTCGAGGATCACCTGCCCGACGCTTCATCAGGCCCCGAGGTCCTCGACGGCCCGGAGCGTGGGGGCACTGTCGAATACATCCTCGAGCACCTGCGGAGCGGCGTCCTTCAGGGCCGCTACGCTCCCGGGCAACGGCTCATCGAGGCAGACCTGACTCAGGAGCTTCGCGTCAGCCGGGGCCCGCTACGCGAGGCATTTCGGCGCTTGTCGGCAGAAGGCCTTCTTGAGATCGTTCCGCACCGCGGAGCGATGGTACGCCGCCTCACCCTGAAGGAGATGAAGGAGCTCTTTCAGATCCGACTTGGACTTGAGATGCTCGCAGCGAGGCTGGCCTCTGAGGCCATGGCACATCCCGCGACCAGGTCGCGTTTCGAGCAGGATATAGAGCCGATCTGGGATGAACGCGCCCGCGCCGCAGGGCCTGACTACATCGAAGAAAACCACCGGTTCCACGATGCCGTGGTCGCAGCTAGCGGGAACGAGCAGCTGCTCAGGCTGACCAAGCAGTTGCGGCTACCCGCGCTCATGTACCAACTGACGGGCACGCTGACGGTCGAAAACATCGCCGCTTCCCTCGCCGAGCACCGCGAGATCGCCCGCGCGATCCTGGCCGGCGATGCTGCTTTGGCGGAACAGCATGTCAGGGATCACCTGCAGCGTGCGATCCGGGTGGCCGAGGCCATGCCCCAACGCGTGTTTGCCCGATAG
- a CDS encoding response regulator, with product MIEDAGYDVIEAADADEAIGLLETRPDIRAVFSDIEMPGGSMDGLKLIHAVRKRWPPVILILASGRVSPLVADMPSETVFLRKPYVEDDLLKALPIAA from the coding sequence ATGATCGAGGACGCCGGCTACGACGTCATTGAGGCGGCCGACGCCGACGAGGCCATCGGTCTCCTTGAGACACGTCCGGATATCCGCGCAGTGTTCTCCGACATCGAGATGCCCGGCGGCTCCATGGATGGCCTGAAACTGATCCATGCGGTTCGCAAGCGCTGGCCGCCCGTGATCCTGATCCTGGCATCCGGCCGCGTATCGCCGCTGGTGGCCGACATGCCCTCGGAGACCGTCTTCCTCAGGAAGCCTTACGTCGAGGACGACCTGCTCAAGGCGCTTCCGATCGCGGCCTAG
- a CDS encoding sensor histidine kinase produces MSQSNPSAWSAASLRLAISAAGVALWSWNVTNDKFAMDQRGFALWNLQPSDSVTFEDLSAHVHPLDRERVRAAFVATRAIVGAYEIDFRIMVGDEIRWISARGIGDDTAVHMGLAYGIFLDVTGRKQAEEGHELLAGEMSHRVKNLLAIAMGLTQLTSRSTNTAKEMAGELTARLAALGRAHDLVRPLPGHQGTAALLGDLVAVLLSPYEDTGAFSGRIRVSVPRMGVGEATATTLALVFHELATNSLKYGALSVDTGQLDISGCNEDEDIKIVWTERGGPPVKEGERPTGYGSRLVERSVSGQLGGTIEYDWSEGGLIVTLRIKAAKLAD; encoded by the coding sequence ATGTCCCAATCGAACCCGAGTGCCTGGAGCGCCGCCAGCCTGCGCCTGGCGATCAGCGCAGCGGGCGTCGCCCTCTGGTCGTGGAACGTCACGAACGACAAATTCGCGATGGATCAGCGCGGGTTCGCTTTGTGGAACCTGCAGCCTAGCGACTCGGTCACCTTCGAGGACCTCTCGGCTCACGTGCATCCTCTGGACAGGGAGCGCGTCCGCGCCGCCTTCGTCGCCACCCGCGCCATCGTCGGCGCCTATGAGATCGATTTCCGCATCATGGTCGGCGACGAAATCCGGTGGATCTCCGCGCGAGGCATCGGCGATGACACCGCCGTGCACATGGGACTGGCGTACGGCATCTTCCTCGACGTAACAGGCCGAAAGCAGGCCGAGGAGGGCCATGAGCTGCTCGCCGGCGAGATGAGCCATCGGGTCAAGAACCTCCTGGCGATCGCCATGGGACTGACACAGCTGACCTCGCGCTCCACGAACACGGCCAAGGAGATGGCGGGCGAACTGACCGCCCGGTTGGCTGCCCTGGGACGGGCCCACGATTTGGTACGGCCGCTTCCCGGTCATCAAGGCACCGCGGCTCTGCTGGGCGACCTGGTGGCGGTCCTTCTGTCGCCGTACGAGGACACCGGAGCCTTCAGCGGCCGCATCCGCGTTTCCGTCCCACGCATGGGCGTCGGCGAGGCCACGGCGACGACGCTTGCGCTGGTGTTCCACGAGCTCGCGACCAACTCGCTCAAGTACGGCGCGCTGTCGGTCGACACCGGGCAATTGGACATCTCGGGGTGCAACGAGGACGAGGATATCAAGATCGTCTGGACGGAGCGTGGCGGGCCTCCGGTAAAGGAAGGCGAACGCCCGACCGGCTATGGCAGCCGCCTCGTCGAGCGCAGCGTCTCAGGCCAACTCGGCGGCACCATCGAATACGATTGGTCAGAGGGCGGACTGATCGTCACGCTTCGGATCAAGGCCGCGAAGCTCGCCGACTAG
- a CDS encoding DUF1993 domain-containing protein: MSYARSARATFTNMLGTLDHLVGEAQDAGMADDVLGERLTEDMFPLELQFRVALNQVLLALNQVARKTLPLEEATYRSLVEVRDRIAAVRSHIDQSDPTEWARANDPIDLTLPNGVRFVMSSEEDIRDWIMPNFYFHVTMAYALLRNAGLSVGKMDFLPHMARYRVSAEQ; this comes from the coding sequence ATGTCATACGCTCGATCAGCGCGCGCTACCTTCACCAACATGCTTGGCACTCTCGATCACTTGGTCGGCGAGGCTCAAGACGCCGGGATGGCGGACGACGTGCTTGGTGAGAGGCTGACCGAAGACATGTTTCCGCTGGAGCTACAATTCCGCGTCGCCCTCAATCAGGTGCTGCTGGCTCTTAATCAGGTCGCTAGAAAAACCCTTCCTCTTGAGGAAGCTACCTACCGATCTCTGGTGGAGGTCCGGGATAGAATCGCCGCAGTGCGCTCACATATCGATCAGTCTGATCCAACTGAATGGGCTCGCGCCAACGATCCTATCGACCTCACATTACCCAACGGCGTTCGGTTCGTCATGTCTTCAGAGGAGGATATTCGAGACTGGATCATGCCGAATTTCTACTTCCATGTGACCATGGCCTACGCACTGTTGCGCAATGCCGGATTAAGCGTCGGCAAGATGGATTTCCTGCCTCACATGGCACGTTACAGAGTTTCGGCAGAGCAATGA
- a CDS encoding polysaccharide biosynthesis C-terminal domain-containing protein produces the protein MLFGPWLLHQLYGGEILEFGWVIAWYSLIFPMTLVNVVLACAFRALERTQPLFLATLAAACFNLLAVYPAALIFGVAGLITVGLVSELVILIVLSILVARTAGLFTSRRPRGPGRAVEGEAATVPSL, from the coding sequence ATGCTGTTCGGTCCATGGCTGCTCCATCAGCTATACGGCGGCGAGATCCTCGAATTCGGCTGGGTGATTGCCTGGTATTCGCTCATCTTCCCGATGACGCTGGTGAATGTGGTTCTGGCCTGTGCGTTCCGGGCACTCGAACGTACGCAACCGCTTTTCCTGGCCACGCTCGCGGCTGCTTGCTTCAACTTGCTCGCGGTCTATCCGGCGGCGCTGATCTTCGGCGTGGCCGGGCTGATCACGGTCGGGCTCGTGTCGGAGCTGGTCATCCTGATCGTCCTGTCGATCCTGGTCGCGCGGACGGCCGGCCTCTTCACCAGTCGCCGGCCGCGCGGGCCCGGCCGCGCCGTGGAAGGCGAGGCGGCAACGGTCCCGTCCCTATGA
- the ccoS gene encoding cbb3-type cytochrome oxidase assembly protein CcoS — translation MSSLVFLVPLGLLLGGTALAAFLWSLKSGQYDDLDGAAERILLDDDDERDLKAAQTTLPVPTSPQNNRDK, via the coding sequence ATGAGCAGCCTTGTATTCCTCGTGCCCCTGGGGCTTCTGCTCGGCGGCACAGCGCTCGCTGCCTTCCTCTGGTCTCTCAAAAGCGGCCAGTATGACGATCTGGACGGCGCCGCGGAGCGGATACTCCTAGATGATGATGACGAGAGGGATTTGAAAGCCGCGCAAACCACTCTGCCTGTCCCGACGAGCCCGCAGAACAATCGCGACAAATGA